One stretch of Jiangella gansuensis DSM 44835 DNA includes these proteins:
- a CDS encoding HNH endonuclease signature motif containing protein, producing the protein MFDPRTGAWVSFEPWELPDDVTGCDLLPDGVLPDGLLDGLLDDDAGPADLDAPPGAALAGVLAGFDVAAADGYALVEATAGWARLAAWVAAKQATALAELASRPELRPADVGYRSVNPITNTAVEVAARTVTTTRQAENLVGHAVQLVEDFPSTLRELEAGRIDERRAKVITGELGGQEPPVRRRVEAAVLPIAPGLDSVALRRRIKELLHQLAPTETAERHALARQDRYVSITPASDGMAYLDALLPAADAAALDTALNAAADNQKRDDAAHGQPARTHQQRRADALAAMAWATLTTTAGPQRGATRSRPVAVQVTLPFTTLVGLDDQPGHLDGYGPIPGHVARELAAEGVWTWLRTDPATGRLLDHGTTRYRPSRRLTDFITARDRTCRMPGCHRPASRCDIDHVVAYAQGGATSADNCHCLCRTHHLLKHHGRWKPTQLPSGATVWRSPTGHAYTRPPDPIGPIITNAPDPPPF; encoded by the coding sequence ATGTTCGACCCGCGGACCGGCGCATGGGTGAGCTTCGAACCGTGGGAGCTTCCCGACGACGTCACCGGTTGCGACCTCCTCCCAGACGGCGTCCTCCCCGACGGCCTGCTCGACGGCCTGCTCGACGACGACGCCGGCCCGGCCGATCTGGACGCGCCCCCGGGGGCGGCGTTGGCGGGCGTGCTGGCCGGGTTCGACGTCGCCGCCGCCGACGGCTACGCCCTGGTGGAAGCCACTGCCGGGTGGGCCCGGCTGGCCGCGTGGGTCGCGGCGAAGCAGGCCACCGCGCTCGCGGAGCTGGCCTCCCGCCCAGAACTGCGGCCGGCCGATGTCGGGTACCGGTCGGTGAACCCGATCACCAACACCGCCGTCGAAGTCGCCGCCCGCACCGTCACCACCACCCGGCAGGCGGAGAACCTGGTCGGCCACGCCGTCCAGCTCGTCGAGGACTTCCCCAGCACCCTGCGTGAGCTCGAGGCAGGCCGTATCGACGAGCGCCGCGCGAAGGTCATCACCGGCGAGCTCGGCGGCCAGGAGCCGCCCGTCCGCCGCCGGGTGGAGGCCGCGGTGCTGCCGATCGCGCCGGGTCTGGACTCGGTAGCGTTGCGGCGCCGGATCAAAGAGCTGTTGCACCAACTCGCCCCCACCGAGACCGCGGAACGGCACGCTCTGGCGCGCCAGGATCGCTATGTCTCGATCACCCCGGCATCCGACGGCATGGCCTACCTCGACGCCCTCCTCCCCGCGGCGGACGCCGCCGCGCTCGACACCGCTCTGAACGCCGCCGCCGACAACCAGAAGCGCGACGACGCCGCACATGGCCAACCTGCTCGAACCCACCAGCAGCGCCGCGCCGACGCCCTCGCCGCCATGGCCTGGGCCACACTCACCACCACGGCCGGCCCGCAGCGCGGCGCCACGCGGTCTCGCCCGGTCGCGGTGCAGGTCACATTGCCGTTCACCACGCTCGTCGGGCTCGACGACCAGCCAGGTCACCTCGACGGCTACGGGCCCATCCCCGGCCATGTCGCCCGCGAGCTTGCCGCGGAGGGAGTCTGGACCTGGCTACGCACCGACCCCGCCACCGGCCGCCTGCTCGACCACGGCACCACCCGCTACCGGCCATCGAGACGGCTGACAGACTTCATCACCGCCCGCGACCGTACCTGCCGCATGCCCGGCTGCCACCGCCCCGCGTCTCGGTGCGACATCGACCATGTCGTCGCGTACGCCCAGGGCGGCGCCACGTCGGCGGACAACTGCCACTGCTTGTGCCGGACGCACCATCTGCTCAAGCACCACGGCCGCTGGAAGCCGACGCAGCTCCCCTCCGGAGCCACGGTGTGGCGCAGCCCTACCGGTCACGCCTACACCAGGCCACCCGATCCCATCGGCCCGATCATCACCAACGCGCCCGACCCACCGCCGTTCTGA
- a CDS encoding MFS transporter — translation MSTAADPRDAEPVEAGPNMNHRQVLEAMSGLLLAMFVAMLSGTIVANALPRIIADLGGNQDQYTWVVTATLLAATATTPIWGKLADRMSKKLLVQLSITVFVIGSILAGFSQSTETLIGFRVLQGLGLGGLQALVQIVMASMVSPRDRGRYMGYFGAVMAVATVGGPLLGGFLVDSALGWRWCFWVGAPVAVVALVLLQRTLHLPVVRTDTTIDWKGALLIPGGISVLLIWVTLAGKNFAWLSWQSTAFVVGGVLLIALAVLVERRVSDPVVPPRLMRQRTMVLAIIASVAIGIAMFGSSVFFGQYFQIARGYSPTAAGLLTLPMIVGLLLASTITGQLVTRYGRWKRFLVGGTALIVIGLGLLGTIDHSTSLVLIGVYMALLGLGVGASMQNLVLAAQNGLDYRDLGAGTSTVTFFRSLGGAAGVSVLGAILATHVTGRINDGLASMPGAGAATQTGGSTSLDLSGLPEPVRVIVEHAYGDATALVFLISAAIAILAFVAVLFMRESALRTTVGHAPAEVEQEPARA, via the coding sequence ATGAGCACAGCTGCCGACCCGCGGGACGCGGAGCCGGTGGAGGCCGGGCCGAACATGAACCACCGGCAGGTCCTGGAGGCGATGTCGGGCCTGCTGCTCGCCATGTTCGTCGCCATGCTGTCCGGCACCATCGTGGCCAACGCGCTGCCGCGGATCATCGCCGACCTCGGCGGAAACCAGGACCAGTACACCTGGGTCGTCACCGCGACCCTGCTCGCCGCCACCGCCACCACCCCCATCTGGGGAAAGCTGGCCGACCGGATGAGCAAGAAGCTGCTGGTCCAGCTCTCCATCACGGTGTTCGTCATCGGCTCCATCCTGGCCGGGTTCTCGCAGAGCACCGAGACGCTCATCGGCTTCCGGGTGCTGCAGGGTCTCGGGCTCGGTGGCCTGCAGGCATTAGTGCAGATTGTGATGGCGTCGATGGTGAGCCCACGCGACCGCGGTCGCTACATGGGGTACTTCGGCGCCGTCATGGCCGTCGCCACCGTGGGTGGGCCGCTACTGGGCGGGTTCCTCGTCGACTCCGCGCTCGGCTGGCGGTGGTGCTTCTGGGTGGGCGCACCGGTCGCCGTCGTCGCCCTCGTACTGCTGCAGCGGACTCTGCACCTGCCGGTCGTCCGCACCGACACCACCATCGACTGGAAGGGCGCCCTGCTCATCCCCGGCGGCATCAGTGTGCTGCTCATCTGGGTGACGCTGGCGGGCAAGAACTTCGCGTGGCTCTCGTGGCAGAGCACCGCGTTCGTCGTCGGCGGCGTGCTGCTGATCGCGTTGGCGGTGCTGGTCGAGCGGCGGGTGAGCGACCCGGTCGTGCCGCCGCGGCTGATGCGGCAGCGGACCATGGTGCTGGCCATCATCGCCAGCGTGGCCATCGGTATCGCGATGTTCGGCTCCTCGGTGTTCTTCGGCCAGTACTTCCAGATCGCCCGCGGCTACTCGCCGACGGCGGCCGGCCTGCTCACGCTGCCCATGATCGTGGGCCTGCTGCTCGCCTCCACCATCACCGGCCAGCTGGTGACCCGGTACGGGCGGTGGAAGAGGTTCCTGGTGGGCGGCACCGCGCTGATCGTCATCGGGCTGGGGCTGCTGGGGACCATCGACCACTCGACCTCGCTGGTGCTCATCGGCGTGTACATGGCGCTGCTCGGCCTCGGGGTCGGCGCGAGCATGCAGAACCTCGTGCTGGCCGCGCAGAACGGACTCGACTACCGCGACCTGGGGGCCGGCACCTCGACGGTGACCTTCTTCCGCTCGCTCGGCGGCGCGGCCGGCGTCTCCGTCCTGGGCGCGATCCTGGCCACCCACGTCACCGGCCGCATCAACGACGGCCTGGCGTCCATGCCCGGTGCCGGCGCAGCCACCCAGACCGGCGGGTCGACGTCGTTGGACCTCAGCGGCCTGCCGGAGCCGGTCCGGGTGATCGTCGAGCACGCCTACGGCGACGCCACCGCGCTGGTGTTCCTCATCTCCGCCGCCATCGCCATCCTGGCCTTCGTCGCGGTGCTGTTCATGCGCGAGTCGGCGTTGCGCACGACAGTGGGTCACGCGCCGGCCGAGGTGGAGCAGGAGCCGGCCCGGGCATAA
- a CDS encoding bifunctional riboflavin kinase/FAD synthetase codes for MQRWTELGQVPPGFGPSVVTIGNFDGVHLGHRQVLSRMVADARAAGIRAIAMTFDPHPLRLHRPDQAPELITGIRDRLELLAETGLDAVLVQQYTWEFARQSPAGFVRRYLVDGLRAATVVVGHDVRFGWQNAGDLSTMMDLGKEHGFTVEVIDDVSTPGELRRWSSTWVRELLAAGDVAGAAEILGRPHRLRGTVVRGDQRGRDLGFPTANLAADSEGLIPADGVYAGWLTRTAGREPTPSERMPAAVSIGTNPTFDGESRRVEAFVIGRDDLDLYDDEVLIELVQRLRPTLRFDSVTELVDTMHDDVAKARVVLGS; via the coding sequence GTGCAGCGCTGGACCGAGCTGGGCCAGGTCCCGCCCGGTTTCGGGCCATCGGTCGTCACCATCGGCAACTTCGACGGCGTCCACCTCGGGCACCGGCAGGTGCTGTCGCGCATGGTCGCCGACGCCCGCGCGGCCGGTATCCGCGCGATCGCCATGACGTTCGACCCGCACCCGCTGCGGCTGCACCGGCCCGACCAGGCGCCGGAACTCATCACGGGCATCCGCGACCGGCTGGAGCTGCTGGCCGAGACGGGCCTGGACGCGGTGCTGGTGCAGCAGTACACGTGGGAGTTCGCGCGGCAGTCGCCGGCCGGTTTCGTCCGCCGCTATCTGGTCGACGGGCTGCGCGCGGCCACCGTCGTCGTCGGGCACGACGTGCGGTTCGGCTGGCAGAACGCGGGCGACCTGTCCACCATGATGGACCTGGGCAAGGAACACGGCTTCACCGTCGAGGTCATCGACGACGTCAGCACCCCCGGCGAGCTGCGCCGATGGTCCTCGACCTGGGTCCGCGAACTGCTGGCCGCCGGCGACGTCGCCGGCGCCGCGGAGATCCTGGGCCGGCCGCACCGGCTGCGCGGCACCGTCGTCCGCGGCGACCAGCGCGGCCGCGACCTCGGGTTCCCGACGGCCAACCTCGCCGCCGACAGCGAGGGCCTGATCCCCGCCGACGGCGTCTACGCCGGTTGGCTGACCCGCACCGCCGGGCGGGAGCCCACGCCGTCGGAGCGGATGCCCGCCGCGGTGTCCATCGGCACGAACCCCACCTTCGACGGCGAGTCCCGCCGGGTCGAGGCCTTCGTGATCGGCCGCGACGACCTCGACCTGTACGACGACGAAGTCCTGATCGAGCTGGTCCAGCGGCTGCGCCCCACGCTGCGCTTCGACTCCGTCACCGAACTGGTCGACACCATGCACGACGACGTCGCCAAGGCCCGCGTCGTCCTCGGCAGCTGA
- the truB gene encoding tRNA pseudouridine(55) synthase TruB: MGTTLTVTDPAGLVVVDKPAEWTSHDVVARLRRLAGTRRVGHAGTLDPMATGVLVVGVGKATRLLGHLALTDKEYDGTVRLGASTVTDDAEGEVTGGADASAVSDAAIAAAVRSLTGPIQQVPSAVSAVKIDGVRSYRRVRSGEDVQLPARDVVVSRFEVLATRRDGPYIDLDVRVVCSSGTYVRALARDVGAALGVGGHLTALRRTAVGPYRLSVARTLDQLAETFALMPLAEAAAAAFPRLDVDADTARKVSHGMPLPATGLGPGPVAVFGPDGTLLSLAEDRGPRAKHVAVFVG; encoded by the coding sequence ATGGGGACGACGCTCACCGTGACTGATCCTGCCGGCCTGGTCGTCGTCGACAAGCCGGCCGAGTGGACCTCGCACGACGTCGTCGCCCGGCTGCGCCGGCTGGCCGGCACCCGCCGGGTCGGGCACGCCGGCACCCTCGACCCGATGGCCACCGGCGTCCTGGTGGTCGGCGTCGGTAAGGCGACCCGGCTGCTGGGCCACCTCGCGCTGACCGACAAGGAGTACGACGGCACCGTCCGGCTCGGCGCGAGCACCGTCACCGACGACGCCGAGGGCGAGGTCACCGGCGGCGCGGACGCGTCGGCCGTCAGCGACGCCGCCATCGCGGCCGCGGTCCGCAGCCTGACCGGGCCGATCCAGCAGGTGCCCAGCGCCGTCTCGGCCGTGAAGATCGACGGGGTGCGCTCGTACCGGAGGGTCCGCTCCGGCGAGGACGTCCAACTGCCCGCGCGCGACGTCGTCGTCAGCCGGTTCGAGGTGCTCGCGACCCGCCGGGACGGCCCGTACATCGACCTCGACGTGCGGGTGGTCTGCTCCAGCGGGACCTACGTGCGGGCGCTGGCCCGCGACGTGGGCGCCGCACTGGGGGTGGGTGGGCATCTGACGGCACTGCGGCGCACCGCCGTCGGCCCGTATCGCCTGTCGGTCGCTCGCACGCTGGACCAGCTCGCCGAGACGTTCGCGCTGATGCCACTGGCCGAGGCGGCCGCCGCGGCGTTCCCGCGGTTGGACGTCGACGCCGACACCGCCCGCAAGGTGTCGCACGGCATGCCGTTGCCGGCGACAGGGCTCGGCCCCGGTCCGGTGGCCGTCTTCGGCCCGGACGGTACGCTGCTCTCCCTGGCCGAGGATCGTGGTCCTCGTGCCAAACACGTGGCGGTGTTCGTCGGATGA
- a CDS encoding polyribonucleotide nucleotidyltransferase, translated as MTGPAIHTAEAVIDNGKYGTHTIRFETGQLAQQAAGSVVVYLDDETMLLSATTVSKQPKEHLDFFPLTVDVEERMYAAGRIPGSFFRREGRPSEEAILTCRLTDRPLRPTFAKGLRNEVQVVMTVMSLHPDHLYDVVAINAASASTQLSGLPFSGPIGAVRVALIDDQWVAFPNHSQLSEAVFDMVVAGRVLPDGDVAIMMVEAESTAETWGLVQAGRTAPTEEVVAAGLEASKPFITALATAQRQLADAAAKETAEFPIFLDYTDEIYAAVEAACRDELAKALTIAAKAERETRLDEIKADVKSRLAEQFEGSEKDISAAFRSLTKALVRERVLRDQVRIDGRGLTDIRTLSAEVGPIPRAHGSALFERGETQILGVSTLNMLSMEQKLDTLAAEKSKRYMHNYNFPPYSTGETGRVGSPKRREIGHGALAERALLPVLPAREEFPYAIRQVSEALGSNGSTSMGSVCASTMSLLNAGVPLRAPVAGIAMGLISGEVDGETRYVTLTDILGAEDAFGDMDFKVAGTREFVTALQLDTKLDGIPASVLAAALQQARDARLTILDVMSEAISVPDEMSPYAPRIISIKIPVDQIGAVIGPKGKIINQIQDDTGAEIAIEDDGTIFIGAADGPSAEAARTQINAIANPTMPEVGERYLGTVVKTTSFGAFVSLLPGKDGLVHISKLRALAGGKRVESVDDVVAVGQKIQVEITEIDDRGKLALTPVVEEESANASEAVDA; from the coding sequence ATGACGGGTCCTGCTATCCACACCGCCGAAGCCGTGATCGACAACGGCAAGTACGGCACCCACACCATCCGCTTCGAGACCGGCCAGCTGGCCCAGCAGGCCGCCGGCTCCGTCGTCGTCTACCTCGACGACGAGACGATGCTGCTGTCGGCCACCACGGTCTCCAAGCAGCCCAAGGAGCACCTCGACTTCTTCCCGCTGACCGTCGACGTCGAGGAGCGCATGTACGCCGCGGGACGCATCCCCGGCTCGTTCTTCCGCCGCGAGGGCCGCCCCAGCGAGGAGGCCATCCTCACCTGCCGGCTCACAGACCGCCCGCTGCGTCCCACGTTCGCCAAGGGCCTGCGCAACGAGGTCCAGGTCGTCATGACGGTCATGTCGCTGCACCCGGACCACCTCTACGACGTCGTGGCCATCAACGCCGCCTCCGCGTCGACCCAGCTGTCCGGGCTGCCGTTCTCCGGCCCGATCGGCGCGGTGCGGGTGGCCCTGATCGACGACCAGTGGGTGGCCTTCCCGAACCACTCGCAGCTGTCCGAGGCCGTGTTCGACATGGTCGTGGCCGGCCGGGTGCTCCCCGACGGCGACGTCGCCATCATGATGGTCGAGGCCGAGTCGACCGCCGAGACCTGGGGCCTGGTGCAGGCCGGGCGCACGGCGCCGACCGAGGAGGTCGTGGCCGCCGGGCTCGAGGCGTCCAAGCCGTTCATCACCGCCCTCGCGACGGCGCAGCGCCAGCTGGCCGACGCCGCGGCCAAGGAGACGGCGGAGTTCCCGATCTTCCTGGACTACACCGACGAGATCTACGCCGCCGTCGAGGCCGCGTGCCGCGACGAGCTCGCCAAGGCGCTGACCATCGCCGCCAAGGCCGAGCGTGAGACCCGCCTCGACGAGATCAAGGCCGACGTCAAGTCGCGGCTCGCCGAGCAGTTCGAGGGCAGCGAGAAGGACATCAGCGCGGCGTTCCGGTCGCTGACCAAGGCGCTGGTCCGTGAGCGCGTGCTGCGGGACCAGGTGCGCATCGACGGCCGTGGCCTCACCGACATCCGCACCCTCTCCGCCGAGGTCGGCCCGATCCCGCGGGCGCACGGCTCGGCGCTGTTCGAGCGCGGCGAGACCCAGATCCTGGGCGTCAGCACCCTGAACATGCTCAGCATGGAGCAGAAGCTCGACACGCTCGCGGCCGAGAAGTCCAAGCGGTACATGCACAACTACAACTTCCCGCCCTACTCCACCGGTGAGACCGGCCGGGTCGGCTCGCCGAAGCGGCGCGAGATCGGTCACGGCGCGCTGGCCGAGCGGGCACTGCTGCCCGTGCTGCCGGCCCGCGAGGAGTTCCCGTACGCCATCCGGCAGGTCTCCGAGGCGCTGGGCTCCAACGGCTCCACCTCCATGGGCTCGGTGTGTGCGTCGACGATGTCGCTGCTCAACGCCGGTGTGCCGCTGCGCGCCCCGGTGGCGGGCATCGCCATGGGGCTCATCTCCGGTGAGGTCGACGGAGAGACCCGCTATGTCACGCTGACCGACATCCTCGGTGCCGAGGACGCCTTCGGCGACATGGACTTCAAGGTCGCCGGCACGCGGGAGTTCGTGACCGCGCTGCAGCTGGACACCAAGCTCGACGGCATTCCCGCGTCGGTGCTGGCGGCCGCGTTGCAGCAGGCCCGCGACGCCCGGCTGACCATCCTCGACGTCATGTCCGAGGCCATCTCCGTGCCGGACGAGATGAGCCCGTACGCGCCGCGGATCATCTCCATCAAGATTCCGGTCGACCAGATCGGCGCGGTGATCGGCCCCAAGGGCAAGATCATCAACCAGATCCAGGACGACACCGGCGCCGAGATCGCCATCGAGGACGACGGCACCATCTTCATCGGCGCCGCCGACGGCCCGTCGGCGGAGGCTGCTCGCACGCAGATCAACGCCATCGCCAATCCGACGATGCCCGAGGTCGGCGAGCGCTACCTCGGCACCGTCGTGAAGACGACCAGCTTCGGCGCGTTCGTCTCGCTGCTGCCGGGCAAGGACGGCCTGGTGCACATCTCCAAGCTGCGCGCCCTCGCCGGCGGCAAGCGGGTCGAGAGCGTCGACGACGTCGTCGCGGTCGGGCAGAAGATCCAGGTCGAGATCACCGAGATCGACGACCGCGGCAAGCTCGCGCTGACCCCCGTCGTCGAAGAGGAGTCGGCCAATGCCTCCGAGGCTGTCGACGCCTGA
- a CDS encoding M16 family metallopeptidase, whose amino-acid sequence MPPRLSTPDGRVTTPSTRTLLGEDEGGLVRRTVLPGGLRVVTEAVPTVRSVSIGVWVGVGSVEEDVTEAGATHYLEHLLFKGTPKRTALDISAAVESVGGEINAFTAKEFTCYYARVLDADLPLAVDVVADMVTSSLIAPDDVESEREVVLEEIAMRDDDPSDAVHDLLASRMWGDSPLGRSILGSVESITGMSRETVNTYYRRHYLARNMVVAAAGNLRHDDVVALVEKAFASAGFLDSSDDPTPPRITGAAPGTGRGVTLLHRPTEQANVVLAVPGLARNDDRRFALGVLNAALGGGMSSRLFQEVRERRGLAYSVYSYAAQHAAAGLFGVYVGCQPKKVDQVLDLCRTVLADVVHRGITQEELERGKGQARGGLVLGLEDTSARMSRLAKAELVYDELPSVDELIARVDRVTMDDVTDLARSLLPASPTLAVVGPFDEVTRFEAALG is encoded by the coding sequence ATGCCTCCGAGGCTGTCGACGCCTGACGGCCGCGTGACCACCCCGTCGACACGGACCCTGCTGGGGGAGGACGAAGGCGGACTCGTCCGTCGCACCGTCCTCCCCGGCGGGTTGCGCGTGGTCACCGAAGCGGTGCCGACCGTGCGGTCGGTGTCGATCGGCGTGTGGGTGGGTGTCGGCTCGGTCGAAGAGGACGTCACCGAGGCCGGCGCCACCCACTACCTGGAGCACCTGCTGTTCAAGGGCACGCCCAAGCGCACCGCCCTGGACATCTCGGCGGCTGTGGAGTCCGTCGGCGGTGAGATCAACGCCTTCACCGCCAAGGAGTTCACCTGCTACTACGCGCGGGTCCTCGACGCGGACCTGCCGCTCGCGGTGGATGTCGTCGCCGACATGGTGACCTCGTCGCTGATCGCCCCCGATGACGTCGAGAGCGAGCGCGAGGTGGTGCTCGAAGAGATCGCCATGCGCGACGACGACCCCTCTGACGCCGTCCACGACCTGCTGGCCAGCCGCATGTGGGGCGACAGCCCGCTGGGCCGGTCCATCCTGGGCAGCGTCGAGAGCATCACCGGCATGTCCCGCGAGACCGTCAACACCTACTACCGGCGCCACTACCTGGCCCGCAACATGGTCGTGGCGGCCGCGGGCAACCTCCGGCACGACGACGTCGTCGCGCTGGTCGAGAAGGCGTTCGCGTCGGCCGGGTTCCTCGACTCGTCCGACGACCCGACGCCGCCGCGGATCACCGGCGCGGCACCCGGCACCGGCCGCGGCGTCACGCTGCTGCACCGGCCCACCGAGCAGGCCAACGTCGTGCTCGCCGTCCCGGGTCTGGCCCGCAACGACGATCGGCGCTTTGCCCTCGGGGTGCTCAACGCGGCGCTCGGCGGCGGCATGTCGTCGCGCCTGTTCCAGGAGGTGCGCGAGCGGCGCGGGCTGGCGTACTCGGTGTACTCCTACGCCGCACAGCACGCCGCTGCCGGCCTGTTCGGGGTGTACGTCGGCTGCCAGCCGAAGAAGGTCGACCAGGTGCTGGACCTGTGCCGGACGGTGCTGGCGGACGTCGTGCACCGCGGCATCACCCAGGAGGAGCTGGAGCGCGGCAAGGGGCAGGCCCGCGGTGGCCTGGTGCTCGGCCTCGAGGACACCAGTGCGCGGATGAGCCGGCTGGCCAAGGCCGAACTGGTCTATGACGAGCTGCCCAGCGTCGACGAACTCATCGCCCGGGTCGACCGCGTCACCATGGACGACGTCACCGACCTGGCCCGCTCGCTGCTGCCGGCCTCTCCGACGCTTGCCGTGGTCGGCCCGTTCGACGAAGTCACCCGGTTCGAGGCCGCCCTGGGCTGA
- a CDS encoding MarR family winged helix-turn-helix transcriptional regulator: protein MTGADRQQAHERLESELGVLWRRVRRLSVDLARQVDAGIEVASYGLLGALADGGDLRAGDLAERFGLDKSTVSRQITQLEALGLIQRVPDPMDRRSRLIHVTEDGLVRVRALRAARGRWLGEALRDWPDADIDTLVVLLARLNSSLAPE, encoded by the coding sequence ATGACCGGGGCTGATCGCCAGCAGGCGCACGAACGGCTCGAGTCCGAACTCGGAGTTCTCTGGCGACGTGTCCGGCGGTTGTCCGTCGATCTGGCCCGGCAGGTCGACGCCGGCATCGAGGTCGCGTCCTACGGCCTCCTGGGCGCCCTCGCCGACGGTGGTGACCTGCGCGCCGGCGACCTCGCCGAGCGGTTCGGCCTGGACAAGTCCACCGTCAGCCGGCAGATCACGCAGCTGGAGGCACTCGGCCTGATCCAGCGGGTGCCGGATCCGATGGACCGGCGCTCCCGGCTGATCCATGTCACGGAGGATGGCCTGGTCCGCGTGCGCGCGCTGCGGGCGGCGCGTGGCCGCTGGCTCGGTGAGGCGCTGCGGGACTGGCCGGACGCCGACATCGACACGCTGGTCGTGCTGCTGGCGAGGCTGAACTCTTCGCTGGCCCCGGAATAA
- the rbfA gene encoding 30S ribosome-binding factor RbfA: MADHTRARKLADRIREIVAETLERRVKDPRLGFVTVTDARITGDLRDATVFYTVYGTDEERTATAAALESVKGLVRSEVGRRTGVRFTPTLEFVADAIPENAANIDDLLRAARESDEQVARAAAEAQYAGDPDPYKKPAEDDDEDLDEDDLADEDLAEGDDLAEDGDDAHRD; encoded by the coding sequence ATGGCCGATCACACGCGGGCACGCAAGCTGGCCGACCGGATCCGCGAGATCGTGGCCGAGACGCTGGAGCGTCGTGTCAAGGACCCCCGTCTGGGCTTCGTCACGGTCACCGACGCCCGCATCACCGGCGACCTGCGTGACGCCACCGTTTTCTACACCGTGTACGGCACCGACGAGGAACGCACGGCCACCGCGGCGGCACTGGAGAGCGTCAAGGGGCTGGTGCGCTCCGAGGTGGGCCGCCGCACCGGCGTCCGGTTCACCCCGACGCTGGAGTTCGTCGCGGACGCCATCCCGGAGAACGCCGCGAACATCGACGATCTGCTGCGGGCCGCACGTGAGTCCGACGAGCAGGTCGCCCGGGCCGCCGCCGAGGCTCAGTACGCCGGTGACCCCGACCCGTACAAGAAGCCGGCCGAGGACGACGACGAGGACCTGGACGAGGACGACCTGGCCGACGAGGACCTGGCCGAGGGCGACGACCTGGCCGAGGATGGGGACGACGCTCACCGTGACTGA
- the rpsO gene encoding 30S ribosomal protein S15: protein MPTDTKTRKDVITEHARSEGDTGSPEVQVALLTQRINHLTEHLKVHKHDHHSRRGLLLLVGRRRRLLKYLQRVDIQRYRALIEKLGLRR, encoded by the coding sequence GTGCCGACCGACACGAAGACCCGCAAGGACGTCATCACCGAGCACGCTCGCAGCGAGGGCGACACGGGCTCGCCCGAGGTGCAGGTGGCGCTGCTCACCCAGCGCATCAACCACCTCACCGAGCACCTGAAGGTGCACAAGCACGACCACCACAGCCGCCGCGGGCTGCTGCTGCTGGTCGGCCGCCGCCGTCGTCTGCTCAAGTACCTGCAGCGGGTCGACATCCAGCGCTACCGTGCGCTGATCGAGAAGCTCGGCCTGCGCCGATGA